In the genome of Aspergillus luchuensis IFO 4308 DNA, chromosome 2, nearly complete sequence, one region contains:
- a CDS encoding uncharacterized protein (COG:S;~EggNog:ENOG410Q20G;~TransMembrane:1 (i9-31o)): protein MVYIAKEAIIFFVILGCVVVSVFGYSIHYLATNGFYGEERDLDFPPEQRIYMRQLRLRDLHWMARDNGIRIASNTSPV, encoded by the coding sequence ATGGTCTACATCGCCAAAGAAGCcattatcttcttcgtcatcctcggatGCGTGGTAGTCTCTGTCTTCGGCTACTCTATCCATTACCTTGCGACTAATGGGTTCTAcggtgaggagagggacCTCGACTTTCCTCCAGAGCAGAGGATATACATGCGCCAGTTACGACTAAGGGATTTGCATTGGATGGCGAGAGATAATGGGATCAGAATTGCGAGTAATACGTCGCCGGTGTAG
- a CDS encoding putative cell cycle control protein (Cwf19) (COG:S;~EggNog:ENOG410PHHX;~InterPro:IPR040194,IPR006767,IPR006768,IPR036265;~PFAM:PF04677,PF04676): MTLEDFEKSLAEEQEHRREKSDRSRHRHHRDRDRDRDRDRSRERRHHHRRHRSSRSRERDHERRRDSRRSEDDGHRHKRSRHSTDHGDDRDHAHKRRHRDSRDETDAPAPVEEVVQEEPTRMKRDAWMQPDGLDVDYVQRRNTTRLEEEPKPKMLQADFELKIHGKELNTHLHDLKEGKVLEEIEEQPAQHEVDYTFGDEGAQWRMTRLKAVYREAEETGKSVEEVAMNRFGDLRSFDDAREEEAELDRRERYGEGYVGKEKPTGELFQERKLEEDVHRDPHDNLRSPGKELDAQGQGKTMETVPPPNTTQHLDLTALNRLKAQMMKAKLKRAPDAAELEERYNAAAAAMSNRKESDVVVLGVMENRMLAGTRNEVKAVENRRGRERGKVEENDEMTIEDMVQEERRTRGQFGGDGRRMAERIAKDSKFENDLEYMDDNASKLAKRVHRSEIDIKNITINELQKMNRILDNCPLCHHEDTNTPPVAPVVALATRVFLTLPTEPELNEGCATIVPIQHRTNLLECDDDEWEEIRNFMKSLTRMYHDQGRDVIFYENAAQPHRKRHAAMEVVPLPYSLGETSPAFFKEAILSSDAEWSQHRKLIDTLAKSKQGMGRSAFRRSIAREMPYFHVWFELDGGLGHVVEDENRWPRGDLFAREVIGGMLDLAPDVIKRQGRWHRGGDRRVAGFQKRWRKFDWTRVLVEGAP, from the exons ATGACACTCGAGGATTTCGAAAAATCGCTagcggaggagcaggaacaCAGACGTGAGAAGAGCGACAGGAGTCGGCATCGCCATCACCGCGACCGTGATCGTGACCGTGACCGTGACCGCAGCCGAGAGCgcagacaccaccaccgccgtcaCCGCTCATCCAGGTCGAGAGAGCGCGATCATGAGAGACGCCGGGATTCGCGGCGTAGCGAGGACGACGGACATCGTCATAAGCGATCGCGCCACTCGACCGACCATGGAGATGATCGTGATCATGCACACAAGCGCCGACACCGCGACAGCAGAGATGAGACGGACGCGCCTGCCCCGGTGGAGGAAGTCGTACAGGAAGAGCCTACGCGCATGAAGAGAGATGCCTGGATGCAGCCGGATGGACTTGATGTCGACTACGTTCAGCGACGCAATACGACGCGTTTGGAAGAGGAACCAAAGCCGAAGATGCTGCAGGCGGACTTTGAGCTGAAAATCCACGGCAAGGAGCTCAACACCCATTTACACGATTTGAAGGAGGGCAaagtgctggaggagattgaagaacaACCAGCGCAGCATGAGGTGGACTATACGTTTGGTGATGAGGGTGCTCAGTGGAGAATGACTAGGCTCAAGGCCGTCTATCGGGAGGCAGAGGAGACTGGCAAATCGGTCGAGGAGGTCGCCATGAACCGGTTCGGGGACCTACGATCATTTGATGATGCacgggaggaagaagcagaactgGACCGCCGCGAACGGTACGGTGAAGGTTACGTGGGCAAGGAGAAGCCTACGGGTGAACTCTTCCAGGAGAgaaagctggaggaggacgtCCACCGCGATCCCCATGATAATCTCCGCAGTCCAGGCAAGGAACTTGATGCCCAGGGCCAAGGCAAGACAATGGAAACTGTGCCACCGCCAAACACGACACAACATCTGGATCTGACGGCTCTCAACCGATTGAAGGCTCAAATGATGAAAGCCAAGCTCAAGCGCGCGCCAGATGCAGCCGAGCTCGAGGAGCGCTATAatgcagccgcagctgcCATGTCAAACCGGAAAGAATCCGATGTGGTGGTTCTGGGCGTCATGGAGAACCGGATGCTGGCTGGCACTAGGAACGAAGTGAAGGCGGTTGAAAACCGGCGCGGCCGTGAACGTGGCAAGGTAGAGGAAAACGACGAAATGACAATTGAGGACATGGTTCAGGAAGAGCGTCGCACCCGGGGGCAATTTGGAGGCGACGGTCGACGGATGGCGGAGCGAATTGCCAAAGACTCGAAATTTGAG AATGACCTGGAATACATGGACGACAATGCCTCCAAGCTGGCCAAACGTGTGCACCGATCCGAGATCGACATCAAgaacatcaccatcaacgaGCTGCAAAAGATGAACCGCATCCTCGACAACTGTCCTCTCTGCCACCACGAGGACACGAATACGCCGCCCGTTGCACCCGTAGTGGCATTAGCAACGCGGGTATTCCTCACTCTTCCCACGGAGCCCGAGCTCAACGAGGGCTGTGCCACCATTGTTCCCATCCAGCACCGCACGAACCTACTCGAgtgcgatgacgatgaatgGGAAGAAATCCGAAACTTCATGAAGAGTCTAACCCGCATGTATCATGACCAGGGTCGCGACGTGATCTTCTACGAGAACGCCGCTCAGCCCCATCGCAAGCGACACGCAGCCATGGAAGTGGTCCCTCTGCCCTACAGTCTCGGAGAGACATCTCCGGCCTTCTTCAAGGAGGCCATCCTCTCCTCGGACGCAGAGTGGTCCCAGCACCGCAAGCTGATCGACACCCTAGCCAAGTCCAAGCAAGGTATGGGACGGAGTGCCTTCCGGCGGTCGATTGCGCGGGAAATGCCCTACTTCCATGTATGGTTTGAGCTAGACGGCGGACTGGGCcatgtggtggaggatgagaaccGCTGGCCTCGGGGGGATCTTTTCGCCCGAGAAGTCATCGGAGGAATGCTGGATCTGGCGCCGGATGTGATTAAGCGGCAGGGACGCTGGCATCGCGGTGGAGATCGGCGGGTGGCTGGCTTTCAGAAGCGATGGAGGAAGTTCGACTGGACGCGCGTGTTGGTGGAGGGCGCACCCTAA
- a CDS encoding uncharacterized protein (COG:S;~EggNog:ENOG410PPBA;~InterPro:IPR024771), producing MSAKPSSGPDAWEEDWESQADSFAAESAPPPQEKKVSSKVTKAQRRAQQAEFNRQLWAEAESPQTFHYLEARSNVPLKQEFKPTVTVLSRNPQIATRQSSSVDAASAGMRRLGLNEDDDSDEDRPPQPTPEERQAIALRNLEEKQRKYEEVRERLFGSPSAPTSGASSPRSATPPKQHEGRGKGRSRGNGRDNNRDKRDSSAASGKSKQLYDPGSPKPNSSFGPRREKQGSVRREDDSQSPRQPIRSPRGPDSSGRGGFRMGHRGARGG from the exons ATGAGCGCAAAGCCCTCAAGTGGCCCCGACGCCTGGGAGGAGGACTGGGAGAGTCAGGCTGAT TCGTTCGCTGCAGAATCCGCCCCGCCTCcgcaggagaagaaagtcTCCTCGAAAGTCACCAAGGCCCAGCGCCGAGCCCAACAGGCCGAATTTAACCGCCAGCTATGGGCCGAGGC AGAATCACCTCAGACGTTTCACTATCTAGAGGCGCGGTCGAATGTCCCGCTCAAGCAGGAATTCAAACCCACCGTCACTGTTCTCAGTCGCAACCCACAAATAGCTACGCGTCAATCATCTTCTGTAGACGCTGCCAGTGCCGGTATGAGAAGACTGGGGTtgaacgaggatgacgactcTGATGAGGATAGACCGCCTCAGCCCACACCTGAGGAGCGGCAGGCTATTGCGCTGCGCAatctggaagagaagcaacGCAAATATGAAGAAGTCCGGGAGAGGCTGTTCGGTAGCCCGTCTGCCCCTACTTCCGGCGCGTCGTCGCCACGCAGTGCTACCCCGCCTAAACAACACGAGGGCCGAGGCAAAGGGAGAAGCCGTGGGAATGGGCGAGACAACAACCGTGACAAGCGGGACTCGTCTGCTGCATCCGGAAAGTCTAAGCAGCTCTACGATCCGGGGTCTCCTAAACCGAACTCGAGCTTTGGGCCGCGGAGGGAGAAGCAGGGCAGTGTCCGAAGGGAGGATGATTCGCAATCGCCGAGGCAGCCGATCCGCAGTCCACGTGGCCCTGATAGCAGCGGAAGGGGCGGGTTTAGAATGGGCCACAGGGGTGCCCGTGGAGGCTAG
- a CDS encoding putative ATP binding protein (BUSCO:EOG09263QH4;~COG:L;~EggNog:ENOG410PFDS;~InterPro:IPR004130,IPR027417,IPR030230;~PFAM:PF03029;~go_function: GO:0003924 - GTPase activity [Evidence IEA]) — MAQSPVAVVCVGMAGSGKTTFMQRINSHLHSKKKVPYVLNLDPAVYSVPFESNIDIRDSINYREVMKQYNLGPNGGILTSLNLFATKVDQIIALLEKRTAPNPSNPSAKPIEHILVDTPGQIEVFVWSASGSILLETLASSFPTVIAYVIDTPRTSSTSTFMSNMLYACSILYKTKLPMILVFNKTDVQDAEFAKEWMSDFDAFQQALREEEESGAFGAEGGAGGFGAGSGYMGSLLNSMSLMLEEFYRHLNVVGVSSMTGDGIDEFFAAVEEKRQEFERDYKPELERKKKEREETKAAQRELELGKLMKDMSVSSSSRQRKDEAETVSEAEEEAEDAAGQGGFDDDDDSDEDGYGGAPPAGNDEGLSQRYKDALADQSAPSDADHSFARYLRKSNIN, encoded by the exons ATGGCGCAATCACCGGTGGCCGTCGTCTGCGTCGGCATGGCAG GCTCCGGAAAGACGACTTTCATGCAGAGAATCAACTCGCATCTCcactcgaagaagaaggttccCTACGTGCTGAACCTGGACCCCGCCGTCTACTCCGTTCCCTTTGAGAGCAACATTGACATCCGCGACTCCATCAACTACAGAGAAGTTATGAAGCAGTACAACCTCGGCCCCAACGGCGGCATTCTCACCTCCCTCAACTTGTTCGCTACGAAGGTCGACCAGATCATCGCCCTGTTGGAGAAGCGCACCGCTCCGAACCCGAGCAACCCCTCCGCCAAGCCCATTGAGCACATCCTCGTCGACACTCCGGGACAGATCGAGGTGTTCGTATGGAGCGCATCTGGAAGCATTCTCCTCGAGACCCTggcatcttccttccctacCGTCATCGCCTATGTCATTGATACCCCCCGCAccagctccaccagcacATTCATGAGCAACATGCTCTACGCCTGCAGTATCTTGTACAAGACCAAGCTGCCGATGATTCTTGTCTTCAACAAGACCGACGTGCAGGATGCCGAGTTTGCCAAGGAATGGATGTCCGACTTCGATGCGTTCCAGCAAGCGCtgcgggaagaagaagagtcgGGTGCGTTTGGTGCAGAGGGTGGAGCCGGTGGCTTCGGCGCTGGAAGTGGATACATGGGATCGCTACTGAACAGCATGAGCTTGATGCTGGAGGAGTTTTACCGTCACTTGAACGTCGTTGGTGTGAGTTCCATGACGGGTGATGGTATTGATGAGTTTTTCGCTGCCGTGGAAGAGAAGCGCCAGGAGTTCGAGCGTGACTACAAGCCGGAGCtggagcgcaagaagaaggaacgcGAGGAGACCAAGGCTGCCCAACGGGAGTTGGAGCTGGGCAAGCTGATGAAGGATATGAGCGTCTCCAGCTCTAGTCGTCAGCGCAAGGACGAAGCCGAGACCGTCAgtgaagcggaagaagaggcagaagatgcGGCTGGCCAGGGAGGgttcgacgacgatgacgattccgatgaagatggatatGGCGGTGCTCCCCCAGCGGGTAACGATGAGGGACTCTCACAGCGGTACAAGGATGCGCTGGCAGATCAGAGCGCTCCTTCGGACGCGGATCACAGTTTCGCCAGATACCTGCGCAAGAGTAACATTAACTAG
- a CDS encoding uncharacterized protein (COG:S;~EggNog:ENOG410PP0W;~TransMembrane:4 (o6-25i46-70o90-112i119-142o)), with amino-acid sequence MDVFYAYTYSTAGWLSLQSVALIAVPEMMTTMLEQESRQPSSIETYLSRCLGMSLLTIAILTVMLTGSIPLTASITDPVTTDDSDPKAPYAVPTMQVTTIFHFISAGYAYAWFADKGQLAFGVGMVVSGALASLGIWCALFASSNGKISRKTGADKRTTGFPFKNREAEKKHGKGL; translated from the exons ATGGAC GTATTCTACGCCTACACTTACTCAACAGCGGGCTGGCTCTCCCTCCAGAGCGTCGCCCTAATCGCCGTGCCCGAAATGATGACCACAATGCTGGAACAAGAAAGCAGACAGCCATCCT CAATTGAAACCTACCTCTCTCGCTGCCTGGGCATGAGCCTCCTCACAATCGCCATCCTAACCGTCATGCTGACCGGCTCCATCCCTCTCACGGCGTCCATCACCGACCCCGTCACAACCGACGACTCTGATCCCAAGGCGCCCTACGCGGTTCCGACGATGCAAGTGACCACTATCTTCCACTTTATTTCGGCCGGGTATGCGTACGCCTGGTTCGCGGACAAGGGCCAATTGGCGTTTGGGGTCGGGATGGTGGTGTCCGGGGCGCTTGCTTCGTTGGGAATCTGGTGTGCGCTTTTCGCCAGCAGTAATGGGAAGATTAGTCGGAAGACCGGGGCGGATAAGAGGACCACGGGGTTTCCCTTCAAGAAtagggaggcggagaagaagcatggGAAGGGGTTGTAA
- a CDS encoding glutathione S-transferase family protein (COG:O;~EggNog:ENOG410PIWC;~InterPro:IPR036249,IPR040079,IPR036282,IPR010987, IPR004045;~PFAM:PF13409,PF13417,PF13410,PF02798;~go_function: GO:0005515 - protein binding [Evidence IEA];~go_process: GO:0006749 - glutathione metabolic process [Evidence IEA]) → MDHPSLPSEADTTLHSTASTLLHPSLTSVAEDASTLAAHQDPHLVPTHRQGQVSIDDDSLHGLQCAVEELDYTRQAHQSHHQYHHQQPHLQSLVKRPDQHVDIRTILDPPNLDAWRERLFNVDEMITLSEEQFLTYFPHIDNVYSHRSTQHYKRKPLISHYWDCRLKGRPPGTPKSNDPNKKKRKRTARQRDLCDVKIKITEYFPGHDVMGSDLGVLDGLGVPGPVLQESAVREEEQAQGQQFGLLTPSLNPPLPEGHPGVNGQRYFTIQRVNGNGANGKNDGVSGGHRHTLEDSDRVKKNSVQRFLLQEVKKEKRSLNTRVMATQNQIQKQYHTKATGLAAQTVAHRSQDNELKLYGSCFCPFVQRVWVALEIKGIPYQYIEVDPYKKPQSLLDVNPRGLVPALRHGDWGSYESSVLLEYLEDLNVGTPLLPPGDAKLRAHCRLWTDFINRHIVPNFYRVLQEQDTQKQIANAQELRDAFNTLVGAADAQGPFFLGAQISFVDVQVAPWVIRLRRALKPYRGWPDPEPGSRWGAWVDAIENNEHIQATTSTDELYLDSYERYAQNRPNTSQVANAINSGRGLP, encoded by the exons ATGGACCATCCGTCCCTCCCATCCGAAGCTGATACAACATTACACTCTACGGCTTCGACTCTCCTTCATCCCTCACTTACTTCTGTCGCTGAAGACGCGTCGACCCTAGCTGCCCACCAGGACCCGCACCTAGTTCCAACCCATCGACAAGGCCAAGTTAGCATTGACGATGACTCGCTCCACGGTCTACAATGTGCCGTTGAAGAACTCGACTACACTCGACAAGCTCATCagtctcatcatcaataccatcatcaacaaccccatcTTCAATCTCTCGTAAAAAGACCCGACCAACATGTCGACATCCGCACCATTCTTGATCCTCCGAACCTTGATGCATGGCGAGAACGGCTTTTTAATGTCGATGAGATGATAACTCTAAGTGAGGAGCA ATTCCTTACATACTTCCCACACATCGACAACGTCTACTCCCACCGGTCAACTCAACACTACAAACGCAAACCGCTGATTTCCCACTACTGGGACTGTCGCCTGAAAGGTCGACCTCCAGGGACACCGAAATCCAATGATCCCAACAAAAAGAAACGTAAGCGTACGGCCCGCCAGCGAGATCTCTGTGATGTAAAAATCAAGATCACAGAGTACTTCCCGGGCCACGATGTTATGGGGTCAGATCTAGGTGTCCTTGATGGACTTGGGGTCCCCGGCCCAGTACTCCAGGAGTCTGCTGTcagagaggaagaacaggCTCAAGGCCAGCAGTTTGGGTTGTTAACGCCGAGCCTGAACCCACCTCTACCAGAGGGCCATCCAGGGGTCAACGGCCAGAGGTATTTTACTATCCAGCGAGTAAATGGGAATGGTGCGAACGGGAAGAACGACGGTGTGAGTGGGGGTCATCGCCATACGCTGGAGGATAGTGACCGcgtgaagaagaatagtGTGCAGCGGTTCTTATTgcaggaggtgaagaaggagaagaggtcaCTAAAT ACTAGAGTAATGGCTACCCAAAATCAAATTCAGAAACAATACCATACCAAAGCCACCGGCCTGGCTGCCCAGACAGTCGCGCACCGCTCACAAGACAATGAACTGAAATTGTATGGAAGTTGCTTTTG CCCTTTCGTACAGCGCGTATGGGTTGCCCTTGAGATCAAGGGAATCCCCTACCAGTATATTGAAGTTGACCCCTATAAGAAGCCCCAGTCATTGCTGGACGTGAACCCCAGGGGACTTGTTCCAGCCTTGCGGCACGGGGATTGGGGCTCATACGAGAGCTCCGTATTGCTGGAATAC TTGGAGGACCTGAATGTTGGGACACCGTTGCTCCCACCCGGAGACGCCAAGCTGAGGGCGCATTGCCGACTATGGACAGATTTT ATCAACCGCCACATCGTCCCAAACTTCTACCGTGTTCTTCAAGAGCAAGACACTCAGAAGCAAATAGCCAATGCACAGGAGCTCCGAGATGCATTCAACACATTAGTCGGCGCCGCAGATGCGCAGGGCCCGTTCTTTTTGGGCGCTCAGATCTCCTTCGTTGATGTCCAGGTCGCCCCTTGGGTTATCCGCTTGCGCCGCGCCTTGAAGCCTTATCGTGGGTGGCCAGACCCGGAGCCTGGTAGTCGCTGGGGAGCCTGGGTCGATGCTATTGAGAACAATGAGCACATCCAGGCAACCACGAGCACCGATGAGCTCTATCTGGATAGTTATGAGCGATACGCTC AAAACCGCCCAAACACGTCCCAGGTTGCCAATGCGATCAACTCCGGAAGGGGCCTTCCCTAG
- a CDS encoding D-mandelate dehydrogenase-like dehydrogenase (COG:C;~EggNog:ENOG410PFMM;~InterPro:IPR006140,IPR036291,IPR006139,IPR029753, IPR029752;~PFAM:PF03446,PF00389,PF02826;~go_function: GO:0016616 - oxidoreductase activity, acting on the CH-OH group of donors, NAD or NADP as acceptor [Evidence IEA];~go_function: GO:0051287 - NAD binding [Evidence IEA];~go_process: GO:0055114 - oxidation-reduction process [Evidence IEA]), translating into MGSSDPKPKVLLLGDIIHAHKTWSSLSDIADLIRPTATNRTEFIQECQSGALDGVIAAYRTFDSVKITGLVDEELVNALPKSLVYLAHCGAGYDQIDPHACSARSPTPIRISNVPTAVDDATADVNMFLIIGALRNFNAGMHALREGKWRGQPAPRLGHDPQGKVLGILGMGGIGRNLKKKAEAFGMQVIYHNRRKLSEELADGARYVSFDELLAESDVVSLNLPLNKHTRHIISTAEFAKMKDGVVVVNTARGAVMDEEALVQALDSGKVYSAGLDVFEEEPTVHPGLVRNPNVLLVPHMGTWTVETQTGMEEWAIENVRMALETGKLKSPIPEQADL; encoded by the exons atgGGCTCCAGCGATCCCAAACCCAAagtccttctcctcggagaCATCATCCA CGCCCACAAAACCTGGTCCTCTCTCTCCGACATCGCCGACCTAATCCGCCCAACAGCCACGAACCGCACCGAATTCATCCAAGAATGCCAATCCGGCGCCCTGGACGGCGTCATCGCCGCATACCGCACCTTCGACAGCGTGAAAATCACCGGTCTGGTTGACGAGGAACTCGTCAATGCGTTGCCTAAGTCGTTGGTTTATCTGGCTCATTGCG GAGCCGGCTACGACCAAATCGACCCGCACGCATGCAGCGCACGATCCCCAACACCCATTCGGATCTCCAACGTCCCCACAGCCGTGGACGACGCCACCGCCGACGTAAACATGTTCCTGATCATCGGAGCGCTGCGGAACTTCAACGCGGGCATGCACGCCCTCCGCGAGGGCAAGTGGCGGGGCCAGCCTGCGCCGCGACTGGGACATGATCCGCAGGGTAAGGTGCTAGGGATTCTGGGGATGGGTGGGATCGGGAGAAatttgaagaagaaggcggaggcGTTTGGGATGCAGGTGATTTATCATAATCGGAGGAAGCTGAGTGAGGAGTTGGCGGATGGGGCGAGGTATGTGAGTTTTGATGAGTTGTTGGCGGAGAGTGATGTGGTTAGTTTGAATTTGCCATTGAAT AAACATACCCGCCATATTATCAGCACGGCCGAGTTCGCCAAGATGAAGGATGGTGTCGTGGTTGTCAATACTGCGCGCGGTGCTGTtatggatgaggaggcgcTCGTGCAGGCGCTTGATAGTGGGAAGGTGTATTCGGCTGGACTGGATGTCTTTGAGGAGGAGCCGACGGTGCATCCGGGTTTGGTCCGCAATCCGAATGTCTTGTTGGTGCCGCATATGGGTACTTGGACTGTTGAG ACGCAAACTGGCATGGAGGAGTGGGCGATTGAGAATGTCCGCATGGCGCTGGAGACGGGCAAGTTGAAGAGTCCCATCCCAGAGCAGGCGGATCTATGA
- a CDS encoding uncharacterized protein (COG:S;~EggNog:ENOG410PZDS), with product MATDPDGDSQMASSPESSHGLSEDSHPGTRTPTNKLTNPRPPPFGGSELSPPGSQTQTATLNTQGQMAFDQSLIDSPLATQTTQQVQQQQQQAQQMDAPGAAWMNKRAEEEYQRAMEFVVDHDFNLDEFGDPFDERDVEEKLF from the exons ATGGCCACCG ACCCAGACGGCGACTCTCAAATGGCCTCCTCCCCGGAATCATCCCACGGCCTCTCCGAAGACTCTCACCCGGGTACCCgcaccccaaccaacaagctCACCAACCCGCGTCCTCCTCCCTTCGGCGGCTCAGAACTCTCCCCGCCAGGCTCTCAAACACAAACCGCTACTCTGAACACCCAGGGACAGATGGCCTTCGACCAGAGCCTAATTGACTCTCCGCTCGCGACGCAGACAACTCAGCAGgtacagcaacagcaacagcaggcaCAGCAGATGGATGCGCCGGGTGCGGCGTGGATGAATAAAAGGGCAGAGGAGGAGTATCAGCGCGCGATGGAGTTCGTGGTTGATCATGATTTCAATCTGG ATGAATTCGGAGATCCGTTTGATGAGAGggatgttgaggagaagTTGTTTTGA